In Candidatus Defluviilinea proxima, a single genomic region encodes these proteins:
- a CDS encoding metallophosphoesterase: MKILTISDEVIERLYSLCSNGHFDDVELIIGCGDLPYPYLEHIVSTLNVPLLYVPGNHDPIHQENDPKTYAEGGMNLDLNFTRVKTFLVAGFGGCILYRPNGTNQYSQTSAYFRAFKMLPRLLLNRIQYGRALDILITHSPPFGIHDEDTQAHQGLKAINWLIQIAKPRYHFHGHVHFYRRNLDASETDVKGTKIVNVYPYKVLDVHH; this comes from the coding sequence GTGAAAATACTTACAATCAGTGATGAAGTTATAGAACGACTTTACAGTCTTTGTAGCAACGGTCATTTCGACGATGTAGAACTGATCATCGGGTGTGGTGATCTTCCTTACCCTTATCTTGAGCACATTGTCTCTACACTTAATGTCCCGTTGTTATACGTCCCGGGAAACCACGATCCCATTCACCAGGAAAACGACCCCAAAACATATGCCGAGGGGGGGATGAATCTCGACCTGAATTTTACTCGTGTGAAAACTTTCCTGGTCGCTGGATTTGGTGGATGCATTCTCTACCGGCCCAATGGGACGAATCAATATTCACAAACAAGTGCTTACTTCCGTGCATTCAAAATGCTACCGCGACTGTTGCTTAATCGAATCCAATATGGTCGTGCTCTGGATATTTTGATCACCCATTCCCCACCCTTTGGCATACATGATGAAGATACCCAAGCCCATCAGGGATTGAAAGCGATCAACTGGTTAATTCAAATTGCCAAACCACGGTATCATTTCCACGGGCATGTCCATTTCTACCGTAGAAATTTAGACGCTTCCGAGACAGATGTCAAAGGAACAAAGATCGTTAATGTTTACCCTTATAAAGTATTGGATGTTCACCATTAA
- a CDS encoding Hsp20/alpha crystallin family protein has product MSNLIRWEPAREMMSLRDAMDRLFDDAFTRPLSIRDAWSVPAIDMYQTDDEIVVKASLPGIKAEEVQINVTGEVLTLKGEVKHEEESKDKAWHIREQRYGSFERSVALPTDVVADKAKAEFENGILTITLPKAEEVKPRTITVKAK; this is encoded by the coding sequence ATGTCAAACTTAATTCGTTGGGAACCCGCTCGTGAGATGATGTCCCTGCGTGACGCCATGGACCGTCTTTTTGATGACGCGTTCACACGCCCGCTCTCCATCAGGGACGCTTGGTCTGTGCCTGCGATCGATATGTACCAGACCGATGATGAGATCGTTGTGAAAGCCTCGTTGCCTGGCATTAAGGCTGAAGAGGTGCAGATCAACGTCACAGGCGAAGTGCTGACCCTCAAAGGCGAGGTGAAGCATGAAGAAGAGAGCAAAGATAAAGCCTGGCACATTCGCGAACAACGCTATGGATCGTTCGAACGTTCCGTGGCCCTGCCCACTGACGTGGTCGCCGATAAGGCCAAAGCTGAGTTCGAGAACGGTATCCTGACCATCACCCTGCCGAAAGCAGAAGAGGTCAAGCCCCGTACCATTACCGTCAAGGCAAAGTAA
- a CDS encoding serine/threonine-protein phosphatase produces MDKLFSWLFKNRSKPATTTVDIANTAPLTEEQLKAIVSNQNVQFDMQQLIAAAGQSVGKQRELNEDSVLALTATMGGNSGNMPFGLYIVADGMGGHQFGEVASNAAIRTVAGYILKKFHSHLFQVKTDTMDESFQEIMSAAVNEAQRVIQREAPGSGTTLTAALVLGQQITIGHVGDSRAYFIYPDGRIEAITRDHSLVQRLQELGHITPEEAENYPHRNVLYKALGQGDILDPEIFTLAFPQPGTLLICSDGLWGVVAEQDLIRAVNESPNLQRACQNLVTAANTAGGPDNISVLLVQLIG; encoded by the coding sequence GTGGATAAATTATTCAGTTGGTTGTTCAAAAATCGGTCAAAGCCAGCCACTACTACGGTGGACATTGCTAATACCGCTCCTCTCACGGAAGAACAACTAAAAGCCATTGTAAGCAATCAAAATGTACAATTTGATATGCAACAATTGATCGCGGCCGCAGGTCAATCTGTTGGGAAGCAACGTGAATTAAATGAAGATAGCGTGCTTGCCCTCACAGCGACTATGGGCGGCAATTCAGGGAATATGCCATTTGGATTGTATATTGTGGCAGATGGGATGGGGGGACACCAGTTCGGAGAGGTCGCAAGTAACGCCGCCATTCGTACTGTTGCCGGATACATTTTGAAGAAATTTCATTCACACCTGTTCCAAGTCAAGACCGATACGATGGACGAATCTTTTCAAGAGATTATGTCGGCGGCGGTCAATGAAGCGCAACGGGTTATCCAGCGTGAAGCGCCAGGAAGCGGAACAACACTTACGGCCGCACTTGTGTTGGGTCAACAGATCACGATTGGGCATGTTGGGGATAGCCGAGCTTACTTCATCTATCCAGATGGAAGGATCGAAGCGATCACCCGTGACCATTCACTGGTCCAGCGCCTTCAGGAACTTGGTCATATCACCCCGGAAGAAGCAGAAAATTATCCACATCGGAATGTATTGTATAAAGCGCTTGGTCAGGGTGACATTCTGGATCCAGAAATTTTTACACTCGCATTTCCTCAGCCCGGTACATTGTTGATCTGTAGTGATGGGTTGTGGGGTGTAGTAGCAGAGCAGGATCTTATTCGTGCTGTTAATGAATCTCCCAACCTGCAAAGAGCATGCCAAAATCTTGTTACTGCCGCAAATACGGCAGGCGGTCCCGATAATATAAGTGTCTTATTAGTTCAACTAATTGGGTAG
- a CDS encoding dihydrodipicolinate synthase family protein: MTSSHPLAGVYAAAVTPLKHDSSFDLDAVPALLAFLSSRGCHGALFFGTTGEGPSFSPTERETFLRSVRAYRQLVPGFRLLAGTGTPSLSETIDLTKLSFELGYDGVVVLPPYYFRKATDEGLFNWFSELIKKAVPPDKYLLGYHFPNVAGIGLSVELLSRLKDAFPVQFAGIKDSSHDDTLAKTLGEKFGSDLVVLTGTDSYLQLAMQNKAAGCITAAANLISPDLREVWNLMQEGKDATEAQARVTNQRHILEKYQPFPPVLKALLHRMYELPSWSVKPPLENISEELAQIIEAELDAI; encoded by the coding sequence GTGACATCGTCACATCCTCTTGCTGGAGTCTACGCCGCAGCTGTGACTCCGTTAAAGCACGATTCATCTTTTGACCTTGATGCTGTTCCTGCTTTATTGGCCTTTCTCTCCTCCCGAGGTTGCCATGGCGCATTATTCTTTGGCACTACCGGTGAGGGACCATCCTTCTCCCCAACAGAACGCGAAACATTCCTTCGTTCCGTCCGCGCTTATCGTCAACTTGTCCCTGGCTTTCGCCTGCTCGCTGGCACAGGGACGCCCAGCCTTTCCGAAACCATAGACCTGACAAAACTCTCCTTCGAACTTGGATATGACGGTGTCGTTGTGTTGCCTCCCTACTACTTCCGCAAAGCAACGGACGAAGGATTATTCAATTGGTTCAGTGAGCTGATAAAGAAAGCCGTCCCTCCTGATAAATACCTGCTTGGTTATCACTTCCCTAACGTTGCAGGGATTGGATTATCGGTCGAATTGCTTTCACGATTAAAGGATGCTTTCCCCGTGCAATTTGCAGGCATCAAAGACTCATCACATGATGATACTCTCGCAAAAACGCTCGGCGAAAAATTCGGTTCCGATCTCGTTGTCCTCACAGGCACAGATTCATATCTGCAACTTGCCATGCAAAACAAAGCCGCAGGGTGCATCACCGCCGCCGCCAACCTCATCTCACCCGACCTGCGCGAAGTATGGAACTTAATGCAAGAAGGCAAGGATGCAACTGAAGCGCAAGCACGCGTAACAAATCAGAGACATATTCTCGAAAAGTATCAGCCCTTCCCGCCGGTGCTCAAAGCTCTTCTGCATCGCATGTATGAACTTCCAAGTTGGTCTGTCAAACCACCGTTGGAAAACATATCCGAAGAACTGGCACAAATCATTGAAGCCGAATTAGATGCGATATAA
- a CDS encoding lipoate--protein ligase family protein encodes MNTWRLLITPPARGAWNMALDQSILEHIGRGESLPTLRLYAWTPACLSLGYAQPFADVDVARLRSQGWEVVRRATGGRAILHTDEITYSVIAPSDEPRVEGSVLESYNRLAQALLLAVKSLEIPVEMKEGKSNDGTTPNPVCFEVPSTYEITVNGKKLIGSAQARKKEGVLQHGSLPLTGDLTRICQALVFENEAAREVASKRLLERATTVESALGRGVSWEMASQALVQAFEAQLGLSFERGELSESESKRTDELVREKYDHPSWTERV; translated from the coding sequence ATGAACACTTGGCGACTTCTAATTACCCCTCCTGCGCGCGGCGCGTGGAATATGGCACTCGATCAATCCATCCTCGAACACATCGGACGTGGCGAATCACTTCCAACGTTGCGGCTGTATGCATGGACCCCGGCCTGTCTCTCGCTGGGATATGCCCAACCCTTCGCAGACGTTGACGTAGCCCGCCTCAGATCACAGGGATGGGAAGTTGTCCGCCGCGCGACCGGTGGGCGCGCGATCTTGCACACAGACGAAATCACCTACTCAGTCATTGCCCCATCAGATGAACCACGTGTGGAAGGAAGTGTTCTCGAAAGCTACAACCGCCTTGCACAGGCGTTATTACTGGCAGTAAAAAGTTTGGAAATACCCGTTGAGATGAAAGAAGGAAAGTCAAACGATGGCACTACACCCAACCCGGTTTGCTTTGAAGTCCCTTCAACGTATGAGATCACAGTGAACGGAAAGAAGTTGATCGGCTCGGCACAAGCCCGTAAAAAAGAAGGCGTCCTTCAACACGGATCACTCCCACTAACCGGCGACCTCACACGCATTTGTCAGGCATTGGTCTTTGAAAATGAAGCGGCAAGAGAAGTTGCATCGAAGCGGCTGTTGGAACGGGCAACGACAGTTGAGTCCGCTTTGGGGCGTGGAGTCAGTTGGGAGATGGCCTCGCAGGCTTTGGTCCAGGCATTTGAGGCGCAATTAGGATTAAGTTTCGAGCGGGGTGAATTGTCTGAATCCGAATCAAAAAGAACTGATGAATTGGTCAGAGAAAAATACGATCATCCATCATGGACAGAACGGGTATAA
- a CDS encoding DUF4230 domain-containing protein gives MKNNNLFSFLILVVVVVAAVMVVQAVRETSKAATAPFQSLSEQNHAVQTQMANLLNPTPTIIPDPVTYINEIRALARLETIQYSIEKVVTGETGGGTFDTLFGDKILFVGHGTVIAGIDMEKLTPENMRYENGVLNVKLPPAEIFIATLDNEKSYVYNRDTGLLTKPDPNLETLVRQSAEQEILKAALEDGILENAQINAEAYLLKFFAALGFPNTIFVKDPG, from the coding sequence ATGAAAAACAATAACCTGTTTTCCTTTTTGATACTGGTTGTGGTCGTTGTTGCGGCAGTAATGGTTGTACAAGCCGTGCGCGAAACTTCAAAAGCCGCGACTGCTCCATTTCAATCGTTGAGTGAGCAGAACCATGCTGTGCAAACTCAGATGGCGAATCTTTTGAATCCAACGCCGACCATTATCCCCGACCCGGTGACTTATATCAATGAGATCCGTGCGTTGGCCCGGCTTGAGACAATTCAATATAGCATCGAAAAGGTTGTAACCGGCGAAACCGGCGGCGGTACGTTTGACACTTTATTTGGAGATAAGATCCTGTTCGTAGGCCATGGTACCGTGATCGCGGGAATCGATATGGAAAAGCTTACTCCTGAGAACATGCGCTATGAGAACGGCGTTTTGAATGTGAAATTACCTCCCGCTGAAATCTTTATCGCTACACTCGATAACGAAAAATCCTATGTGTACAACCGTGATACAGGTCTGCTTACCAAACCTGACCCCAATCTTGAAACGCTTGTGCGCCAAAGCGCTGAGCAGGAAATTCTCAAAGCTGCGCTTGAAGATGGCATTCTCGAAAACGCACAGATCAATGCCGAGGCGTATCTACTGAAATTTTTTGCTGCACTGGGTTTTCCGAACACGATCTTTGTGAAAGACCCAGGATGA
- a CDS encoding response regulator transcription factor, producing MPKQPAKQRIILVDDHEVVRLGLKSLLERHPQFDVVGEAASAREAIEKTETLKPDVVVMDIRLPGTSGIEACEQIVEKYPNVRVIMLTSYAEDEMLFSAIRAGASGYILKQIGSDDLIKALEAVSRGEALLDPAVTQRVFQQVRRAVKEEEASAFQHLSQQEKHVLLLVSEGKTNREIAKQLFLGEGTVRNYVSSILSKLGVNNRAEAAAYAVEHNLREYITT from the coding sequence ATGCCAAAGCAACCTGCAAAACAACGTATTATCTTGGTGGACGATCATGAGGTCGTGCGCCTGGGTTTGAAGTCTTTATTGGAGCGACATCCACAATTTGATGTAGTTGGTGAAGCCGCCTCGGCGCGAGAAGCCATCGAAAAAACGGAGACTCTCAAACCTGATGTAGTGGTTATGGATATTCGCCTTCCGGGCACATCGGGTATTGAAGCTTGTGAACAGATTGTGGAGAAATACCCGAACGTAAGAGTCATTATGCTCACTTCGTATGCGGAGGATGAGATGTTGTTCTCTGCGATCCGTGCGGGCGCTTCGGGATACATCCTGAAACAGATCGGGAGCGATGACCTGATCAAAGCGCTCGAAGCGGTTTCACGCGGTGAGGCATTGCTTGACCCGGCTGTCACGCAACGCGTGTTCCAGCAGGTGCGTCGTGCGGTGAAAGAGGAGGAGGCTTCGGCCTTCCAACACTTGAGCCAACAGGAAAAGCATGTGTTGTTGCTTGTCTCTGAAGGCAAGACCAACCGCGAGATCGCCAAGCAATTGTTTCTCGGCGAAGGCACTGTGCGTAACTATGTCTCAAGTATCCTTTCAAAATTAGGTGTGAACAATCGCGCCGAAGCCGCCGCGTATGCGGTGGAACATAATCTGCGCGAATATATAACGACGTAA
- a CDS encoding response regulator transcription factor — protein sequence MTEEFERRRILVVDDEERMVRFIRMNLEHDGFQVAEAFNGKQAIQKLRDATPDLILLDVMMPDIDGFDVLETIREGSTVPVIMLTAKGEEDDRVRGLELGADDYITKPFSPREMVSRVKAVIRRTEGAGGSMHDIIEVDDRLKIDFDRREVWLEGKLVKLRPTEYRLLYHLVQNAGWVLTHDQILIKVWGYEYRDEPHYVRLYINYLRQKLEKDPANPKYVLTERGVGYRFVDFKRPKE from the coding sequence ATGACCGAAGAGTTTGAAAGACGCCGCATTCTCGTTGTGGATGATGAAGAGCGTATGGTGCGCTTCATCCGCATGAACCTGGAGCATGACGGTTTCCAGGTGGCTGAAGCCTTTAACGGCAAACAAGCCATCCAAAAATTGCGTGACGCAACCCCCGACCTAATTTTGCTTGATGTGATGATGCCCGACATTGACGGTTTCGATGTGCTTGAGACCATCCGTGAAGGGAGTACCGTGCCGGTCATTATGCTCACTGCCAAAGGTGAAGAGGATGATCGTGTGCGTGGTCTGGAACTGGGCGCTGACGATTACATTACCAAGCCGTTCAGCCCGCGTGAAATGGTCAGCCGTGTGAAGGCTGTCATTCGTCGTACAGAGGGCGCTGGTGGCTCAATGCATGACATCATTGAAGTAGATGACCGCCTCAAGATCGACTTTGACCGCCGTGAAGTATGGCTCGAAGGCAAGCTTGTCAAACTCCGCCCAACTGAATACCGCCTGCTCTATCACCTTGTTCAGAATGCCGGATGGGTGTTGACCCACGACCAGATTCTCATCAAGGTATGGGGATACGAATATCGCGACGAACCGCATTACGTCCGCTTATATATCAACTACCTGCGGCAGAAACTTGAGAAAGACCCGGCCAACCCAAAATATGTTCTCACGGAACGGGGTGTTGGTTACCGCTTTGTAGATTTCAAGCGACCAAAAGAATAG
- a CDS encoding VWA domain-containing protein, giving the protein MSPRQQDYYSILGVSRNASQEEIKHAYLIAAQKLHPDKNKAAGETELFLGAQQAYETLSNPKRRAQYDATLPPEIKPHYPYEQKVIYSRSTLKRMDEPQMLYLILDLQAPAESRRAPSPPLNVCIVLDRSTSMKGEKMDVVKATAIQVLRNIRQQDILSVVTFSDRAEVIIPASYQQDRSRLEARIQMIQPGGGTEIFQGLEAGAREVIRSLDAKRVNHIVLLTDGQTYGDEQQCLELASKLAQSGIGISAMGIGQEWNDIFLDLIASRTGGSSAYIAEPQEIKKLLLEKFNALAQIYAEEATLDVLPMEGINLSYAFRLQPDPAPITVDDPLLRIGPILQDTSTRVIFEYIIQPTAVKSDLASILDGTLKVSISSNPLPVPPNRLKFQRPVSDVPDDVSPAPEIVQALSRLMLYRMQERARVEIEKGNIDAGTRQLQTLAANLLTQGERSLAHTINLEVNRIQQEKGISNEGRKKIKYGTRALFLAPPKKELAS; this is encoded by the coding sequence ATGTCGCCACGACAACAGGATTATTATTCGATTCTGGGTGTTTCGAGAAATGCCTCGCAAGAGGAGATTAAACACGCCTATTTAATAGCCGCCCAGAAACTTCATCCTGATAAGAACAAAGCCGCGGGCGAAACAGAACTATTCTTGGGGGCACAACAGGCATACGAAACTCTTTCGAACCCCAAGCGCAGGGCACAATACGATGCTACCCTGCCTCCCGAAATCAAGCCTCATTATCCCTACGAACAGAAGGTTATATACAGCCGGTCCACATTAAAGCGAATGGACGAGCCGCAAATGTTGTATTTGATTCTGGATTTGCAAGCTCCTGCAGAATCACGGCGGGCTCCTTCACCACCTTTGAATGTTTGTATTGTTTTGGATCGATCTACATCCATGAAGGGCGAAAAAATGGACGTGGTCAAGGCCACTGCCATTCAGGTGTTACGAAACATCCGCCAACAGGATATTTTGAGTGTTGTTACCTTCAGCGATCGTGCAGAAGTGATCATCCCTGCTTCTTATCAACAAGACCGGTCTCGTTTGGAAGCGCGTATTCAGATGATACAACCCGGCGGTGGTACTGAAATATTTCAGGGACTTGAGGCTGGTGCTAGAGAGGTCATTCGAAGTCTTGATGCCAAGCGCGTAAACCACATTGTTCTTCTGACAGATGGGCAAACGTATGGGGATGAACAACAATGCCTTGAGCTTGCTTCCAAGCTTGCCCAAAGTGGTATTGGTATCAGTGCCATGGGCATTGGCCAGGAATGGAATGATATTTTTCTTGACTTGATCGCAAGCCGTACAGGCGGAAGCAGTGCTTATATAGCCGAGCCACAAGAAATAAAAAAACTACTGCTCGAAAAATTTAATGCCCTAGCCCAGATTTATGCCGAGGAAGCGACCCTAGATGTCCTGCCCATGGAAGGAATTAATCTTTCCTACGCCTTTCGCCTGCAACCTGATCCTGCCCCGATTACAGTGGATGACCCACTTTTACGAATCGGACCAATATTGCAGGATACGTCCACACGTGTTATTTTCGAATACATAATTCAGCCAACAGCGGTAAAATCAGACTTGGCAAGCATATTGGATGGCACTCTTAAAGTCTCAATTTCATCGAATCCTCTTCCTGTGCCTCCTAATCGGTTAAAATTTCAACGTCCAGTGTCGGATGTGCCTGACGATGTTTCACCGGCACCAGAGATTGTTCAAGCTCTTTCGCGGTTAATGTTGTATCGCATGCAGGAACGGGCGCGTGTCGAAATTGAAAAAGGAAATATAGATGCTGGTACTCGTCAGTTGCAAACCCTTGCGGCAAACCTGCTAACGCAGGGCGAGCGTAGTCTGGCACATACGATCAACCTTGAAGTAAATCGCATACAACAGGAAAAAGGTATTTCAAACGAAGGCAGAAAAAAGATAAAATATGGCACGCGCGCCCTGTTCCTTGCGCCGCCTAAAAAGGAGTTGGCATCATGA
- a CDS encoding serine/threonine-protein kinase: MPLETRIFPDLSDDDKGDENSAPKSQLQAGVTLAKRYAIQEVVGLGGMGSVYRARDMHFPNVTKLVAVKEMINSAPDPLVRETIVQNFEREANLLATLHHPAIPKIYDYFTLESRSYLVLEFIHGKDMETVINDTNGFLPEDQVLTWAVELCDVLEYLHKHKPDPIIFRDMKPSNVMINSNGEVVLVDFGIAKAFQTGIKGTMIGTEGYSPPEQYRGEATQMADIYSLGATIHHALTRRDPRLEPPFSFAERPIRRINPAVSAELDVIVNRALEYDPASRFKSAAEMKEALLSVARKTGILVRMGHQTGPVKSDGIKPLWKFKCEDEVRGTPTISQGSLYIGSYDNNLYSLDAAEGKFQWKYPTDGGIVSRPVVVDGNIYIGSEDKRLHVVSSRSGKVVWTYYTDGPVRSSPSIAEGHVFLGSDDKFLHAVNINSGRMVWRFESADAIRATPFVMNEMIYFGCETGDYYAVNFRGEMKWRFRAKRSITSSTVGTGQSLYFTSVDSTLYALDPRNGWTLWRFRLGKASISTPCVADDLVIVGASDGFVYAVEMKSSKEAWRFRTEHQVNGSPVIYKDSVYFGSVDGSLYCLEYRTGRLRWKFGTEGAITGTPLVYDDIVYFGSTDHQVYALLA, translated from the coding sequence ATGCCGCTGGAAACTCGAATATTCCCTGATCTTTCAGATGATGACAAGGGAGATGAAAACTCTGCTCCCAAGAGCCAACTCCAGGCTGGCGTTACGCTGGCCAAGCGATATGCGATTCAAGAAGTGGTTGGTCTTGGTGGAATGGGGTCTGTTTATCGCGCCCGCGATATGCACTTCCCGAATGTGACCAAGTTGGTCGCAGTCAAAGAAATGATCAACAGCGCTCCAGATCCTTTAGTACGTGAGACCATCGTACAGAATTTTGAGCGTGAAGCGAACCTGCTAGCGACTCTCCATCATCCAGCTATTCCCAAGATCTACGATTACTTTACTTTGGAAAGTCGTTCTTATCTTGTCTTGGAATTCATCCATGGCAAGGATATGGAAACGGTTATCAATGACACAAATGGTTTCCTGCCGGAAGACCAGGTTTTAACTTGGGCAGTCGAACTGTGTGATGTTCTTGAATATTTACACAAACATAAACCTGACCCGATCATCTTCCGTGATATGAAGCCCTCGAATGTAATGATCAATTCGAATGGTGAGGTGGTGTTGGTTGATTTTGGAATTGCGAAGGCATTCCAGACCGGTATCAAAGGCACGATGATCGGCACTGAGGGATATTCTCCTCCCGAGCAATATCGCGGTGAAGCCACACAGATGGCGGATATTTATTCGCTGGGAGCAACCATCCATCATGCGTTGACGCGACGTGACCCGCGCCTCGAACCTCCATTTTCGTTTGCTGAGCGTCCGATTCGCCGTATCAACCCTGCTGTCTCTGCCGAACTAGATGTGATCGTCAATCGCGCATTGGAATATGACCCTGCCAGCCGGTTCAAAAGCGCCGCGGAAATGAAAGAAGCTCTTCTGTCTGTGGCACGCAAGACCGGTATTCTTGTTCGTATGGGCCATCAAACAGGGCCGGTAAAGTCTGATGGTATCAAGCCTCTTTGGAAGTTCAAGTGTGAAGATGAGGTACGTGGTACGCCTACCATTTCACAGGGCTCTCTTTATATAGGCTCTTATGACAACAATCTGTATTCATTGGATGCCGCCGAAGGGAAGTTCCAATGGAAATACCCGACTGATGGCGGTATCGTTTCGCGCCCCGTAGTTGTGGATGGAAATATCTACATAGGCTCTGAAGATAAACGCTTGCATGTAGTTTCTTCTCGCTCCGGCAAAGTGGTGTGGACGTATTACACCGATGGCCCTGTCCGTTCATCTCCGAGTATTGCTGAAGGGCATGTGTTTCTTGGGTCTGACGATAAGTTTTTGCATGCCGTCAATATCAATAGCGGACGCATGGTCTGGCGCTTTGAATCTGCTGACGCCATACGAGCCACACCGTTCGTTATGAACGAAATGATTTACTTTGGGTGCGAGACCGGTGATTATTATGCTGTAAATTTCCGTGGTGAAATGAAGTGGCGCTTCCGTGCAAAACGAAGTATTACATCTTCAACTGTTGGCACGGGTCAGTCCTTGTATTTCACATCGGTGGACAGTACTCTTTATGCATTAGATCCACGAAACGGCTGGACGTTATGGCGGTTCCGTCTTGGAAAAGCATCCATCAGTACACCATGCGTCGCTGACGACCTGGTTATTGTTGGGGCGTCAGATGGTTTTGTATACGCTGTGGAAATGAAAAGCTCGAAAGAAGCCTGGCGTTTCCGCACAGAACATCAAGTAAATGGTTCGCCTGTGATTTATAAAGATTCTGTGTATTTCGGTTCAGTGGATGGTAGTCTCTATTGCCTTGAATATCGTACTGGACGTTTACGATGGAAGTTTGGCACAGAGGGAGCTATCACTGGTACCCCCTTGGTGTATGACGATATTGTTTACTTTGGTTCCACCGACCATCAAGTATACGCACTGCTTGCGTGA
- a CDS encoding FHA domain-containing protein produces the protein MILCTNCQHENISGTLFCVECGAQLDGSEALTTQSINQDQIVDDLKKNSASVEPPSSPTNSWLSLHLMDSGKILPLATRNEFTLGRLSEGQPIMPDIDLTPYQAYASGVSRLHAVVKRETSRVVIMDLGSSNGTYLNGRRLNPHAEEGLKHGDVVALGKLKIQVLLRNN, from the coding sequence ATGATTCTTTGTACAAATTGTCAGCACGAAAATATTTCCGGTACTTTGTTTTGCGTTGAGTGTGGGGCGCAATTGGATGGCTCTGAGGCTCTTACAACACAGTCTATCAATCAGGATCAGATCGTTGATGATCTTAAGAAAAATTCTGCCAGTGTTGAGCCCCCTTCCTCTCCGACCAACAGCTGGCTATCCCTCCACTTGATGGATAGTGGCAAAATCCTTCCGCTTGCAACGCGGAATGAATTCACGCTTGGACGTTTAAGCGAGGGTCAGCCCATCATGCCCGATATCGATCTAACTCCCTATCAGGCATATGCATCTGGGGTTTCCCGTTTGCATGCTGTTGTAAAACGCGAAACCAGTCGTGTTGTCATCATGGACTTGGGATCATCTAACGGTACGTATTTGAATGGACGCCGCCTTAACCCGCACGCTGAAGAAGGACTCAAACACGGCGATGTTGTTGCGTTGGGTAAGTTGAAGATCCAGGTATTGCTCCGCAATAATTGA